DNA from Sulfolobus islandicus Y.N.15.51:
ATCATCTTTTAGAATTTCTAACAATAGCTGGGATTGTGAAGAAAGAGAATGATAGATATTCTATAGATAAAACAATGAGAACTATAGCTCAACTTTTGATAGATTTTAAAGACGGAGATGACGTGAATTGAAGAAAATAGTAATAAAAACAGAACTTCCTTATAATTATAGAAAGCTTAAGGGATTTTTCATTTCACCTGGGGTGCTCAGATTATTTTATGACGTAAAGAGTGTAGAAGTTGCAGGGAATTTATCATATATTATTAACAACAAGTACAATGCAATAATGTATTTCAGTAATGTTGATATTGTATGGGAGATTTATAATGGTAGATTAAAGGATAAGATCTCAGTATGGTTATATCCAATTGGTGATAATACAGGATTACACTTGAAATTCGAAACTAATAGAATACTCCCGCTAAAGAAACCTCTAGAAAATGAAGTCAAAGCAGGAGTAGAATTGCTAAAAAGTTTGTTAGATGCTTTGAGGAGGTTCTGATGAAGTTAAGAACCCATTACATCTTCTCAACCGGTTTATTGACGCTTCTGGACTCTGTACTCTTTCATGAATATTTTTACTACGCTTTAATCTTGAGCGGAATAGTTTCGGTAATAGGTAATTCCTTGATTGATAGGATTGGCCATAAGGAGATTGCCACTAGGTATGGGTATATCCCGGTAAGGACACCTTTAACCCATACAATTCCTAGAAGTGTAGTTTGGGGTATTGTCTCCGTAGTCCCGGTCTTTATTCTCTTATTGATTTATTATTATGGGTTTAGCTATCACGAGTACTATTTCTCCCTTAGCAATAAGGTGGTGTTGTTAATATTGTTAAATGGTGTAGTTGTTGGGCCCTCTCATTTGTTCCTGGACGTATTTACGGAAAGGGGAATATATCATAAAGTAAATGGTAAGTGGAGGAGATTCGCATTGGCACACTTCTCCTATGATAACCCCTTAGTAAATGGATTAGCAATCTTACTAGGAATTATAATGCTGCTAGCAGCACTTTATCTACATAACTACCATTATTACAACTATTATTTCTAACGAGATAATAATAGTATAAAGATAAAAACAAAAAAGTTTTTAAATCTGTTTTTACAGAAGTAGAAATGGGGGATGAGGGGATGATGAGTAGGGTCAGAATTGACCTATGATAGGACACTCGGCAGCTGACCTGACCCCCTCATCCCTAATTTATTCTTACCTTATCTAACTATTAAGCTTTTCTTCTCATTGAATTTTGAAAAATTGAGCAAAGAATGAGGTTGGATCCTAACGTTAAATTTACGACGTGAGAAAAATTCAATAAACTCCCCAGTTTGCTAAGAAAAATTCTTTCTTCTAATTTCTTAATCTCATCTAATTTTGTATTATTAGCTAATAATGTACAATAAATGCAGCTGAGGAGTGATATGATGCAACATAGATACGCTAAACATTCTCTATAATAAACTGAAATATGATAATGTATTCGAATTGAATTAAGCATCTTTATAATTAGGCAAATTTGTATAACACAAATATAAGTGTGCGTAATTATTGCAGAAATAGTTATCAAGACACTTGTTAAAATAAAAGAAATGATGAGAAGAGTTTTATTTCTCATAATATTATAAATTTTATTTAAAAAGCTCAGTTGAATTAACTCCAGTTTACTCTACAAAAATTCAAAGTAGTTAATCCTGCACGGATCTCAAATTTTTTAGTTAAAAGAGCAAGGTAATGCGATAATGACCATAAATACTACACTTTGTTAACCCTACTATTCCCAGTTTGGGAACTCATTTTCAGCCCCCTTCTAAGGAGGTAACACTTTGTTAACCCTAGTTAAGGTTTATTAAGGGAAATTTCTCAATACAATTTTATGGAAGTTAAGATAGAGAAACATAAGTCAAGGTTTACCATTACACAATTAATTTTAATGGCTATGGCTAAAGCTCCTGGGAGCTGCTGTAGTTTGGAATATTTACATGAGAAAACTGGTGTTGATAAGAAGGAGCTGCTAGTATATCTAACAAGGTTAGCCAAAAGAGGAATAATAGAAAGGAAATGGCATAAAAGTAGGGCAGGGAAAGAGAGAATGTATTGTCTGAAGTATAAGGAGGATATACTATGAGCCCGCCAAATGATAAATTTTTAGAATACGCTAAAGCGCTTTTAGAAACTGCAGAATCTGATTTAGATGCAAGTAAATTTCTTTGGGATTGTAATTATCAAGCTCAGTCAGTGTTTTATCTTCAGCAATCAACCGAGAAGATATTTAAAGCGTTTAGGAGCATGTATCAGTACCTCTTTGTAGAATTTCCCGAATTTATTACAGAGGAACTGATAGCTTCAAGTAATAGTAGAGTTACTAACTTGATGCCCTATCTTACACTGTTAAATTTAAGGTTAAAAGAGAGAAAACTGAATATTAAAGGCCTGGAAGATTTACTGAAAAAGGAATACTCTCATGGCTTAAAGAAAGGATTAAAGGGCGAAATAGATGAGTTAAAAAAGGAACTTGAATATGATAAAGTTATTTTAAAGGGTATATTTTCTCAACTACAGTATACTAATATAACAAATAATATTGATTCTGCAATATACTCGCTTATAAATAATTTATTATCACCTCAAGGTAACCAACAGAATATCGAGAAAGAATTAAAAGATATAGAGGGAATCATTGAGAGTATTAATAATGTAACTTCGTTCCTTCAAAAATTCGTGGGAGAAATTAAAAAACAACCATCAAGTATACCCTTACAAAGTTCATCCAGGAATAGTAGTAATTTAGTAGATATTATTTTAGACGAAGTTTTACCTTCTATACTTACCGTTTTAATATTACCATTTAAACTATATAATATAGCGTCTTATCTTGCTCAGTTTGAAGAGAATTCAAGATATCCGCAAATAAATAACGGAAACATTGAAATTCCACAAGATATAATTCGCAATTGGTCTAATAATTATTCTAGTATTTACGGTAATTTATATGAGGTAATAAAAGAGATTCTAAATAACTTTAAGAAAACTGACCAATTTCTGCTAGATATTCATTATAGAGTTATTCAGAGAAACTATTCTATGGATAGTATACTTAATGATATTCTTGGTTTCATAGACTTTATAAACAATATTTTTCCAATATTACTACAAAAAAATATATTACAGAAAATAATAAATATTATAAATAAAGATAAAATAGATGAAAATGATATTGAACAATTAGCAAATGAATTAATCAAAACACTGGAAAAAGTGATCTAAAAGGAAATTAAGCCTAACATAAACTGTGGGATTCGATAGTTTGGAACGTTTTACGTATTCTACTACTATTTTATTCTACTTTTCTTTCATAACATAATTCTACTTCTACTTCAACGTGCAACAGAAAACGTTTCTTTTCAACGTTTTACTGAAACGTTATCTAGCCTGTCGAGCCCCTGACCCGGGTTCAAATCCCGGCCGCGGCGTTAATTTTCCCTTAAATTGAAAGAGAGCTACGTTCTCTTTATAAAGGCGTAAATGGAACAGTAATCCTTATTTTTGGAACAGCGTCACTTTCTTATAAGTAGGGTAGAAATATATGCTAATTGATATTTCTAAACTGGACGAGCAACAAAGGAAGAGAATTATTAAGAAGTTAGTAGAGAAGTTGGGGTTATCTCAAGCTGCAAAAATGCTGGATGTCGGTAGGAGTACTTTATATAGATACGTTAACAGTGATCAGAGTATTCCTTTAGACATTGTGAGGAAAGCTGCAGAAATGTTAGCTTCAGACGAACTTTCGGACGCAATATACGGGCTGAAAGTAGTTGACGTTGATTTTACTACTGCATTATCTGTAGTTGTTAAAGCTATGAAAGATGAGAAGTTCCGGAACTTTTTCGTTTCGATACTTTATCAATATCTAGGAGACTATTTGAAGAACGTATCATCAACATACATTGTTACTGAAGAAGACGTGAAGAAGTTTGAAAAATTGCTCCAGGGTAAGAGTAAAAGCACTATTGTCATGAGGATGAGGTATCTTAGGATAGCGCTTACAAAGTTGGGATATGAGTTAAGCCCGGACAGTATCAGAGACTTAATAGCGGAGTTATCTGAAGATAGCAGCAATGTAGCCAGACATACCGCGAATTCCTTGAAACTATTTATCAAAACAGTAGTAAAGGAGAAGAACTTGCAGTTAGCACAGCTGTTATATAATTCGTTCAAAGTTCCTAAGTCTAAGTATAAATACAAACCCCAACCGCTTAGTTTAGAGACGTTAAGAAGAATCTTTGATAATATAGAACACTTAGGTGCTAAAGCTTTCTTCTTATTGCTATCAGAATCAGGGCTCAGGGTAGGAGAAGTATACTCGCTTAAGATGGACCAACTAGATCTGGAAAACCGCATAATAAAAGTGATGAAAGAATCAGAAACCAAGAGGGCCTATATTTCCTTTATCCATACAGAAACTAGGAAGTGGTTACAAGAAGTTTATTTCCCATATAGGGAAGAGTTTATAAGGACGTATGAACACGTTGTAGGTCATATAGGAGCTGATGTAGAAGCGTGGAAGCAGAAACTGTTCCCTTTTCAGTTAGCGGACTTAAGATCTTCAATAAAAGAAGGGATGAGGAAGGTTCTGGGAAAGGAGTTCAGACTTTACGACTTGAGGAGCTTCTTTGCCAGCTATTTAATCAAAAACGGAGTATCGCCGATGATAGTTAACATCTTACAAGGACGTGCTCCCCCTGCTCAATTCCAGATACTACAAAACCATTATTTCGTGATGAGCGAGATAGAGCTGAAGAAGATATTTGATGAAAAAGGGCCTAAGCTGCTTTCTCCAAAATAAGGTCTATTTCTTTACCTAAATACTGCTCCCAGATCTGTTTCAATGAAATGGGTAGGGTAAGTATAAAGTAGTTTCCGTGCTTATATAGGCTCCTTAGGCCTATTAGTATTTCACGCTGATCAGTTATAGCTGTGACGCTCCATTTTCCATGGCTTAAATACTTATCGAAACGCAGAGGTAAATAAACGTAATAAATCTCCTTCTTTCCGCTCCTCATTTTTGATACCGTAACTCCAGGTATCAATAACTTACTCACTTCGGCCATTAGATTCACCCCTTAAACTCCCCAGTTTCTTCCTTAATCTTCTGTAAAACTGCCTTCAGATGTAGGTCTTGTTTTTCTCTATCTCGTATAGTCAGTGCAATCTCTATAGCCCTCATTAGAATATTATTTTGTCTTCTCAGTTTCATATTTTCATCTTTTAATGAAATGTTCTCTTTCTGCAATCTTTCATTCTCTCTTTCTAACTTTTGCAGCTTCCTCTCTAAAGCTGCTATAGTATTCAATGCTTTACTATACTGAATTTGCAGCTCTTCGTTTTCTTCAATGATCTCATTTATTGTCATGTCTTATCGCCCAATCGTCCAGGGTAGTTTGTCTCATCTTTTTCTCCTTATTCTTTTTAGTCCATTTTTCTGCATAAGGGCAAGAAAGACGATGGGGTCTCCAATCTGGGTCAACTGGAATTTTATAGCCCTTAACATGCCTAACCCAGTAGATTTTCTTATGGCAATATTCGCACTCTGATTCCTCAAATGCCTCTACCCAGTCGGGTATGTCTGAAGTCATATTTCCCTCACCCTAACTCCATTGTTTTTCTCTTCAAAGGAATTTAGTCTGTAAACTCTGCCTTTCCTGCAGCTTAAGTAAAACTTTATTGCGGTCCTAATTACCTCGCTTCTCTCCTTAGCGTTATTAATGCAGTATAAGTCTAGCTGCTGTAACAATTCCTCCTCTAGTTTAAATGTAACAACCCTCATTCCTTTTCACTCTCGATCTCTTCCCAGTCTACTTCCTCTCCTTCTTCTTGGTTCTTTTTCTGCTGATTCTTACTTTGCCTGGTTTTTGCAGCTTTTTCATCTGCCTCTATGTATTGTTTAGCTAAGAGTGCTAGAATGTAATCTAATCTCTCTTTAAGTAGAGCAGCTTCAGCTGTTGAGAGATGGAAGAAGGTCTTTTGATTCTCAGAGTGTATAGACAATAATAAACTCCCTTCTTCGGCGAAATCTTTAGAATTTATTTCAACATCATCAAATCCTAATTCGAGAACTTTCACTTTCTTATTTTTATCAAAGTGGGCTAACCGTAGGGCTTTTCTCATTGAATAACACCTGGAATCAATACTTTTCTTTCGAATTTCCTACAATAGCTTACGTCTTCTTCTAAGTCTTCAGTAAAGCTAGGATCATCATTAGCAATAGCATTGAAGAATTTGCAAATAAGCTGCTGACAATCTCCTTCTAATTGCTGAATGTTGTCTACTCTTCTGAACTTTAACCAACAATTAATGAATCTGTCAAAATCATTCATTCTTCTCACTCTCGACCTCTTCTATGAAGTTCTCAATGGCCTTCTCTGGATAGAATATATGGCCAATACTAGGAATCCATAATGTAAGCTCAGTTTTCTCGTTGAAAGAGGCATAGAATGGAATATGTTTTTTGCCTATCCTCAGAAATCCCTTTAACGTCTTTCCATCTCTGACCGCCCACACTACCTTAAGTTCCTCTATGTTTACTAACATAAGATCGTTAGAATTGATAAATTCTTCAAATCTAGCAAATATCTTATCTATAATTTCCTTCTCACTCATTCTTCCTCACCTTTAGACACCAAATATCCAATCCGCTGCCCAGGGGATCTTCAACTTCTTCAACTGCAGCTTCTGCTCCTATCTCATCTAACCTTCTAAGAGCCTCTACCTTAGAATAGTAACATTCTTCATATCCCTTTTCCTTCATCCAATTAATGAAGTATTTCTCTTCATCTAGATTTTGCGGTAAACTCCCCAGTTTATCGTCAGATTTTGATACCATTTGCCTAAAACTTCTCAATAACATAGAATCTCTTTTCTCTTCAATTAATTGTAACTGCTTTTCATAATAGCATAATTTTGTTCCAACTTCTGCTTCATCATAGTCTAAGCCGTATAGCTGAAACTCTTCCATTGCACTTATCAACTCGTTAATTTCATGTAATATCCTCCTTGCAGCTCTATCTGCAGTTAGTTTCTGAGCTTTGCCGAATAACATGTAAGCTTTCTCTAAGTGCTGCTGCAAAGTAGTAGCTTCAGTCATTCTCCCACCTCAGCAGCATCTATAGCAAAGCACATTCCATCAGAAGCTTCCTTTTTTGCCTCCTCCTCGCTGTCCGCGTACACGTATGCAAAACTTAATTCATCTGGTCCTCCTGCGACAACGTTTAAACATTGCAACCTTACTAAGTAGAGCTTTCCAGTCATTCCTCCTCAGCCTCCATTCTTTCAATTATTTGTAGAGCTCT
Protein-coding regions in this window:
- a CDS encoding helix-turn-helix domain-containing protein; this encodes MANANGTVKEMAEKTGIKEEAVYHLLEFLTIAGIVKKENDRYSIDKTMRTIAQLLIDFKDGDDVN
- a CDS encoding DUF1286 domain-containing protein, translating into MKLRTHYIFSTGLLTLLDSVLFHEYFYYALILSGIVSVIGNSLIDRIGHKEIATRYGYIPVRTPLTHTIPRSVVWGIVSVVPVFILLLIYYYGFSYHEYYFSLSNKVVLLILLNGVVVGPSHLFLDVFTERGIYHKVNGKWRRFALAHFSYDNPLVNGLAILLGIIMLLAALYLHNYHYYNYYF
- a CDS encoding plasmid regulator, whose product is MEVKIEKHKSRFTITQLILMAMAKAPGSCCSLEYLHEKTGVDKKELLVYLTRLAKRGIIERKWHKSRAGKERMYCLKYKEDIL
- a CDS encoding HEPN domain-containing protein, with the translated sequence MSPPNDKFLEYAKALLETAESDLDASKFLWDCNYQAQSVFYLQQSTEKIFKAFRSMYQYLFVEFPEFITEELIASSNSRVTNLMPYLTLLNLRLKERKLNIKGLEDLLKKEYSHGLKKGLKGEIDELKKELEYDKVILKGIFSQLQYTNITNNIDSAIYSLINNLLSPQGNQQNIEKELKDIEGIIESINNVTSFLQKFVGEIKKQPSSIPLQSSSRNSSNLVDIILDEVLPSILTVLILPFKLYNIASYLAQFEENSRYPQINNGNIEIPQDIIRNWSNNYSSIYGNLYEVIKEILNNFKKTDQFLLDIHYRVIQRNYSMDSILNDILGFIDFINNIFPILLQKNILQKIINIINKDKIDENDIEQLANELIKTLEKVI
- a CDS encoding tyrosine-type recombinase/integrase, encoding MLIDISKLDEQQRKRIIKKLVEKLGLSQAAKMLDVGRSTLYRYVNSDQSIPLDIVRKAAEMLASDELSDAIYGLKVVDVDFTTALSVVVKAMKDEKFRNFFVSILYQYLGDYLKNVSSTYIVTEEDVKKFEKLLQGKSKSTIVMRMRYLRIALTKLGYELSPDSIRDLIAELSEDSSNVARHTANSLKLFIKTVVKEKNLQLAQLLYNSFKVPKSKYKYKPQPLSLETLRRIFDNIEHLGAKAFFLLLSESGLRVGEVYSLKMDQLDLENRIIKVMKESETKRAYISFIHTETRKWLQEVYFPYREEFIRTYEHVVGHIGADVEAWKQKLFPFQLADLRSSIKEGMRKVLGKEFRLYDLRSFFASYLIKNGVSPMIVNILQGRAPPAQFQILQNHYFVMSEIELKKIFDEKGPKLLSPK
- a CDS encoding cell division protein ZapB, with the translated sequence MTINEIIEENEELQIQYSKALNTIAALERKLQKLERENERLQKENISLKDENMKLRRQNNILMRAIEIALTIRDREKQDLHLKAVLQKIKEETGEFKG
- a CDS encoding ribbon-helix-helix protein, CopG family, encoding MRVVTFKLEEELLQQLDLYCINNAKERSEVIRTAIKFYLSCRKGRVYRLNSFEEKNNGVRVREI